The following are from one region of the Corylus avellana chromosome ca1, CavTom2PMs-1.0 genome:
- the LOC132168093 gene encoding zinc finger CCCH domain-containing protein 17: MGAAAQQQKQQQQQQQQQQQQAPSASTTTAQEEALKRSTDCVYFLASPLTCKKGSECEYRHSEYARLNPRDCWYWLNGNCLNSKCPFRHPPLDASLGTQAATSGGSSLPPLQTTAATPATHAPHSSSKQAVPCIFYQKGLCLKGDKCAFSHGPGPTTSNKVPQALAAIHVTEPSTFKKTFGGLEKYSQEQKIPQMNVSTSVGVPPEAKYTPKAESTRAETVLPRNLVSIERNVPPPTRLDDEAPRYKATNVLPVISGSSVSRSSRSQQAHVPEDHSFLNGKDADEFLRESSPGFDVLVDDELADSDYYHGEDQFGRTRGHEGRNLNPVNEYDMGQSADYNSMADVDRERFCDPRGHGSYDHMQGLYAWEEHGASSERMLVEPAHLERRRGYRKSDSPDHVNESDLRHHLAKQRRVNGLRSVVSRDYAHNNHVEEQRYRPSSRKDALLMPSNEISLSNRFRGRIKLPGRSSPVNGSDSRPERELDRGRNWGRLSPGRPHISHQGRLRDRIKGRMLDDYNGEGRNFRGPQIRREIVDEGSDFNFRGPQIRREIVDEGGDFTRPKSLAELKVVKSVEPKEQQSLGKQKNMETYRQSEGLLSFEGPKPLSEILKRKRGSDVAASGSGKLYVNRDGNPREIKESLTRGSERMAVADIQSAKEEAVSHLLGNEEESKSAASVAVGTVAEKTGEACGQSSEAPNLNEFEAEDGMIYDENVEDQELEGDDQRDGDYEYEQVDEGEYNIEEGENADAEEEYLDEEDGDDDFAKKIGVIFS; the protein is encoded by the exons ggGAGTGAATGCGAGTATCGGCATAGTGAATATGCCAGGCTTAACCCGAGGGATTGCTGGTACTGGTTGAATGGTAATTGCTTGAATTCCAAATGTCCGTTCAGGCATCCA cCTCTGGATGCTTCATTAGGAACCCAAGCAGCTACTTCTGGTGGATCTTCTCTGCCTCCATTACAGACGACTGCAGCAACTCCTGCAACACATGCTCCTCACAGCTCCAGTAAACAAGCGGTCCCTTGTATTTTCTACCAAAAGGGGCTTTGCTTAAAAGGTGACAAATGCGCCTTTTCCCATGGACCGGGCCCAACCACCAGTAACAAAGTCCCACAGGCACTAGCAGCTATCCATGTTACCGAGCCTTCAACCTTTAAGAAGACTTTTGGAGGCCTTGAAAAGTACTCTCAGGAGCAGAAGATTCCGCAAATGAATGTTTCGACATCAGTTGGAGTACCTCCTGAAGCTAAATATACTCCAAAAGCTGAAAGTACAAGAGCTGAAACTGTTTTACCAAGAAACTTGGTCAGTATTGAGAGGAATGTACCACCGCCTACAAGATTGGATGATGAGGCTCCTAGATACAAGGCAACAAATGTTCTTCCTGTTATTAGTGGAAGCTCTGTTAGCCGGTCCAGTCGTTCACAGCAGGCACATGTACCAGAGGATCATAGTTTCCTGAATGGTAAGGATGCTGATGAGTTTCTGAGAGAGTCCTCTCCTGGCTTTGATGTTCTTGTAGACGATGAGCTTGCTGATTCTGATTACTACCATGGTGAAGATCAATTTGGGCGAACAAGGGGTCATGAAGGAAGGAATTTGAATCCTGTGAATGAGTATGACATGGGTCAGTCTGCGGATTATAATTCAATGGCTGATGTTGATCGAGAAAGGTTCTGCGATCCGCGAGGCCATGGCTCATATGATCACATGCAAGGGCTGTATGCCTGGGAGGAGCACGGGGCTTCATCTGAGAGAATGTTAGTGGAACCTGCTCATCTAGAAAGGCGAAGGGGTTACCGTAAATCTGATAGTCCTGATCATGTTAATGAGTCTGATCTTCGACATCATTTAGCCAAGCAGAGGAGGGTTAATGGTTTGAGATCTGTTGTCAGTCGTGATTATGCCCACAACAACCATGTTGAGGAGCAGAGGTACCGGCCTTCTTCACGGAAGGATGCCCTTCTTATGCCCTCAAATGAGATCTCCCTAAGTAATCGCTTCCGTGGTAGAATTAAGCTTCCGGGGAGATCTTCTCCGGTGAATGGTAGTGATTCGCGTCCAGAAAGGGAATTGGACAGGGGAAGGAATTGGGGCAGGTTGTCACCTGGAAGGCCTCACATCTCTCATCAGGGAAGGCTCCGAGACAGAATAAAAGGAAGGATGCTAGATGATTACAATGGCGAGGGGAGAAATTTCAGGGGTCCACAGATAAGAAGAGAAATAGTGGATGAAGGTAGTGATTTCAATTTCAGGGGTCCACAGATAAGAAGAGAAATAGTGGATGAAGGTGGTGATTTCACCCGTCCGAAAAGTCTTGCAGAGCTGAAAGTTGTGAAGAGTGTAGAGCCAAAAGAGCAGCAATCCCTTGGAAAGCAAAAGAACATGGAGACTTATCGACAGTCTGAAGGTCTTCTTTCATTTGAGGGGCCAAAGCCTCTTAGTGAGATTCTCAAGAGAAAAAGAGGTTCTGACGTAGCAGCTTCTGGGAGTGGCAAATTATATGTCAATAGAGATGGTAATCCGAGAGAAATCAAGGAAAGCTTGACAAGGGGCTCTGAGAGGATGGCGGTTGCAGATATTCAAAGTGCCAAGGAAGAAGCCGTCAGCCATTTGCTTGGCAATGAGGAAGAATCCAAGTCAGCAGCATCTGTTGCAGTTGGAACAGTGGCAGAGAAAACTGGTGAAGCTTGTGGTCAGTCTTCTGAAGCGCCCAATCTGAATGAGTTTGAGGCTGAAGATGGGATGATTTATGATGAAAATGTGGAGGATCAGGAACTTGAAGGGGATGATCAGAGGGATGGGGACTATGAATATGAGCAAGTTGATGAGGGAGAATATAATATTGAGGAAGGTGAGAATGCAGATGCGGAAGAGGAGTACCTGGATGAGGAAGATGGGGATGATGACTTTGCTAAGAAGATTGGTGTAATATTCTCATGA